Part of the Permianibacter fluminis genome, CTTTCTATGTCTGACGACTCTAGTAGTACCCCACGCCAAATTCCGCGTCGCCGCAACTGGTTCCACCGCCTGCTCGACGCGCTCCAACCCGGCCTGCAAAATCGCGATGAACTGCTCGACAGTCTGCGCGAGGCCGCCGACACCAATGTGGTCGACCGCGATACCCTGACCATGCTTGAAGGTGTGCTGAGCGTGGCCGAGCTGCGCGTGCGCGACATCATGATTCCGCGCTCGCAGATGGTGGTGCTCGATGCCGATGCCGATCTCGCCGAGTTGCTGCCCAAGGTGGTCGAGTCGGGCCATTCCCGCTACCCGGTCATCGGCGCCTCGCGCGATCAGGTTGACGGCATTTTGCTGGCCAAGGATTTGCTGCAGTTCAGTTTGCTGTCGCCGGAGCAGGCGCGCGAACAATTCGATATCCATGAAATCTTGCGGCCCGCGCTGGTGGTGCCGGAAAGCAAGCGGCTCGACAGCCTGCTGCGCGAGTTTCGCAGCAGTCGCAATCACATGGCGATGGTGGTCGACGAATACGGCGGCATGTCCGGACTCATCACCATCGAAGATGTGCTGGAGCAAATCGTTGGCGAGATTGCCGACGAATACGATTTTGACGACGCCGAGGAATACCTGCGTCAGCTTGGCGACAACGAATGGCATGTCCGCGCCGACATGGAACTGGAAGACTTCAATCAACAGTTCAGCACCGAACTGGATGAAGAAGAGTTCGATACCATCGGTGGCGCGGTGGCCAATCAGTTCGGCCATTTGCCGCAGCGCGGTGAACAACTGGTGATGGCCGGTTATGAGCTGACGGTGCTGGCCAGTGACAGCCGCCGCATCAAACTGTTGAAGATAAAGAAAAAGCCGCCGGCGGCGCTGCCGAGCTGAGTGCTGTCGCGCTGAGCGAGGCTGTTTTGCACCGATCAGCATCGAGTGGTTCAGCGCAGAAAAAACCGAAACCGAGAACGGGCCGATTGCG contains:
- a CDS encoding HlyC/CorC family transporter encodes the protein MSDDSSSTPRQIPRRRNWFHRLLDALQPGLQNRDELLDSLREAADTNVVDRDTLTMLEGVLSVAELRVRDIMIPRSQMVVLDADADLAELLPKVVESGHSRYPVIGASRDQVDGILLAKDLLQFSLLSPEQAREQFDIHEILRPALVVPESKRLDSLLREFRSSRNHMAMVVDEYGGMSGLITIEDVLEQIVGEIADEYDFDDAEEYLRQLGDNEWHVRADMELEDFNQQFSTELDEEEFDTIGGAVANQFGHLPQRGEQLVMAGYELTVLASDSRRIKLLKIKKKPPAALPS